The stretch of DNA AGATAGACAAAAAAAGTGATTTATATGTTTACTTTTATTATCATGGACTATCACTTTTAAAGCCAAAAGGAATTTTTTGTTTTATAACTTCTAATTCATGGCTTGATGTCGGTTATGGTGCAGATCTTCAAGAATTTTTATTAAAAAATATGAAGCCAATTTATATAATTGACAATTTAAAAGAGCGTTCTTTTAAAGAAAGTGTAAATACAGTTATTGTTTTAATCCAAAGACCAGAAGAAAAATTAGATGATTATACCATAAAATTTGTTGCCTTTAAAAAGTCCTTTGAAGATGTAATAAATGCAGAAGTCATGAAAAAGATTGATAAAGCAGATAAACCTATTTTTGATGATGAAGATTTTAGAATTTTTCCAAAAACAAAAAAAGAACTTCTGCTTGAAGGTGTTGAGGAGCCTGAAGAAGAAGGTTTAATTAAAGACCCCGAATATCTTCCTTATATTGGCAACAAGTGGGGCGGAAAATATTTAAGGGCACCGGAAATTTATTTTAAGATTTTGGAAAAAGGAAAAGATAAACTGAACCCCCTTTCCACATTTGCAAAAATTATAACTGGATTTAAAGAATCTGGTTATTCTGTATATATTTCTGATTATAAAATAGGGGAGTATCCTATTTTAAAAGATCCTAAAGTTCATAGAAAGATAACAATCACCACACCGGACCATTGTATATTTAATAAGTATCGTGAGAAAGTTGAAAAAGCTAAAAGAAAAAAGGCTCCAATTCTTTGGTTAGCAATGAGAGGGAAAAGGCATATTTGTTATATTAATAAAAATTTTTATTCCTTCACTGGAAATTTTTTCGGCATTATTCCCAAAATTCCTGAACAAGAAGTATTTATTCTTGGATATTTGAATTCCACCATTTCATTACTTTTTGCAGAAATTTATGGAAGAAAAGGATTTGGTGGTGGAGCTACTATTCTTGTAGGTATAGATTTAAAGATGTTACCTATTGTTAATCTTGAAATTTTATCTAATCAAGAACAACAATATATTGAAAATGCCTTAGACAGGTTAAAAAATAGAGAAATCTACTCCATCTTCACTGAGCTTGGTTTTGACCCAGATAAGCCCATCCGTGAGCAGGAGCCAAATCCACTTCCAGATAGAAAAGCCCTTGATGATATTGTCTTTGATGCGCTTGGATTAACAGAAGAGGAACGAAAAGAAGTCTACTGGGCAGTTGCCGAACTTGTAAAAACAAGGTTAGAAAAAGCGAGGAGTGTTTGAAGATGAAGGGGAAAGAGGATATGAAGGAAATTATCAAAAAGAAAGTAAAAGAAATTTTTGAAGGCAAAGGGATTGATGTCCTGAAAATCATTCTATTTGGTTCAAGAGCAAGAGGTGATTATAAAGAAAATAGCGATTGGGACATTTTAATTATTGTTAGGAGTGATTTGAACACACAGGAAAAAAGAGAAATTGCAAAAACCATAAGGAAAGTTTTAGCAGAGATGTTTATTCCATCCGATATAGTAATAAAGTCACAAAAAGAAACGGAATATTATAAAGACTTTCCGGGTTCGGTCACGAGAGAGGCTTTAAAAGAAGGAATTGAAATATGATAGATGAAAGAGTTAAAAAATGGAGGATAAAGAATTTGAAAAATTAGATGTGGGAGACCTTACATTTTACGCAGTTGAGATAAGGTATCCTGATGAATTTTATACACCAACGCTTGATGAAGCGAAAAAGGCATTTGATATAGCAAAAAAAGTAAAAGATTTCATTTTTAAAAAACTCTCCGTAAAAGAAGAAGACTTAAAGTAAAATTCTACCAAGAAACTAAATTTATGATTGACCTGAATTATCTTGGTGACAAGTGGCTTGAACTCAAAAAGCAAAGGATGAAAAATCTTCTCAAAATTGCCCTTCCCGATGAAGCGATTTACAGAGAAATTATGCTTTCACTTGGTTATCCCAAAAACAAGGTGAATTTCCTTGAACTCGCTTTAATTACTCCATACGCAGAAATAAGAAAACTAAAAGAAAAATCCATTATAGAAAAAGCACTTTTGTATAGAGCGGGATTTATAGATGATAAAAATGGCTTGCCGGAGGACTTTGATTTCTCGTTGAGGATGGATAAATCCGTATGGATTTACAAAGGGATAAGACCTACAAATTTTCCGGAGAAAAGAATTAAGGGTATATCGGTTCTTCTATCAAAAACTACTGAATGCGGCCTTGTGAATTTCTTTTTGGAGAGAATAAAGTCAGGGATAGGGAGTAAAAACCTCAAAAATTCTCTTAAAAGCATAATGAATTTTGAAGGCATTGGGTTATCAAGGAAGGAAGAGATGTTTTTTAACATAATCATGCCTTTTATGATGGTTTACTCGCAGGATGATGAGGTGCGGAATTTTTTAAGGTTTATGTTTGAAAACTATCCGCCACTGTCCGAAAACAGCCTTATTAAATCTTTCAAGGTGGCTTATCCAGAGGTAAAAATAGAGAACTTAAAAACTTATATGGGCGCTATACTTTTTCAAAAAACAAACCCGAGTCAAAGCCCTTGAAAACTTGTAACCCCAAAATCAAACCCCCTACACTTTAAGAATTTCAGCCTTATAATATCCGCTCATTTTTGTTGCGGGGTGGTGTAATTGGCAACACGCCTGACTCTGGATCAGGAGATCGGGGT from Candidatus Kryptobacter tengchongensis encodes:
- a CDS encoding Nucleotidyltransferase domain-containing protein, with the protein product MKGKEDMKEIIKKKVKEIFEGKGIDVLKIILFGSRARGDYKENSDWDILIIVRSDLNTQEKREIAKTIRKVLAEMFIPSDIVIKSQKETEYYKDFPGSVTREALKEGIEI
- a CDS encoding HEPN domain-containing protein, giving the protein MEDKEFEKLDVGDLTFYAVEIRYPDEFYTPTLDEAKKAFDIAKKVKDFIFKKLSVKEEDLK